In Debaryomyces hansenii CBS767 chromosome A complete sequence, a genomic segment contains:
- a CDS encoding DEHA2D15334p (similar to uniprot|Q7SBP6 Neurospora crassa NCU05692 Predicted protein) gives MSYKLPPANQLSTVPRPQLIEALNHLFEPCPTLSSLLISKVFSGGLTYPDYPEMIERCREELLQYLGLADSEAYGSGTAVNPDVSKIIAAHPRLGQSAPNKTEKLSAHSSQEQRSLQGSEEESRKLNELNEQYEATFPGLRYVVFVNGRPRSVIMQNMIDRINRNDISQERRDAFNAMCDIALDRAKKLNSV, from the coding sequence AAACCAGTTGTCTACTGTTCCACGTCCCCAACTCATAGAAGCTCTTAACCATTTATTTGAACCATGTCCGACATTGTCTTCATTGCTTATTTCCAAAGTATTTAGTGGGGGGCTTACATATCCAGATTATCCAGAGATGATTGAACGATGTAGAGAGGAATTGTTACAGTATCTCGGTTTGGCAGATCTGGAGGCTTATGGTTCGGGTACTGCTGTAAATCCAGACGTTTCCAAGATTATCGCTGCTCACCCACGTTTAGGTCAATCTGCACCAAATAAGACAGAAAAGTTGTCTGCACATTCATCTCAAGAACAGAGATCTTTGCAAGGttctgaagaagaatctcGTAAGCTCAATGAGCTCAATGAGCAGTATGAAGCTACATTCCCCGGATTAAGGTACGTTGTGTTCGTGAATGGGAGACCAAGATCTGTCATAATGCAAAACATGATCGACAGAATTAATAGAAACGACATCTCCCAAGAAAGAAGGGATGCTTTTAACGCTATGTGTGATATTGCTTTAGATAGAGCTAAGAAGTTGAATTCCGTGTAG
- a CDS encoding DEHA2D15356p (highly similar to uniprot|P17255 Saccharomyces cerevisiae YDL185W TFP1 Vacuolar ATPase V1 domain subunit A) — MAGALENARKEMNRLSLDAGESEYGQIYSVSGPVIIAENMIGCAMYELVKVGHENLVGEVIRIAGDKATIQVYEETAGVTVGDPVLRTGKPLSVELGPGMMETIYDGIQRPLKAIKEKSQSIYIPRGIDAPSLSRTAQYDFTPGQLKVGDHITGGDIFGSVFENSLLDDHKILLPPRARGTITSIAEKGAYTVEDPVLELEFDGKKHSYSMMHTWPVRVPRPVAEKLAANHPLLTGQRVLDSLFPCVQGGTTCIPGAFGCGKTVISQAISKFSNSDLMVYIGCFAKGTEVLMADGSNKNIEEVQIGESVLGKDGEARNVVALPRGNETMYEINESTPEEEADLARIAFTCNAKHELVVNTKQDIAVEQNCVTYFALESVTDEANGREFSVVKSQTKTFEESSMAKEFASTISKNSIDWTIEARDVGHMSDDVRCATQQSWAPVLASKEVLAPVVQEAGFDATIAPYVSYLLGLWIGNGYSDRVQYLIDGKNTELINRVREYDEAIENNNQTSAKTVDFLWDVINSMSFKVEGKSGKAIPSFLRTESFEVREQFLAGLIDSDGIVTKNPLSASVRTNSSKVGEGVIAVSRSLGICTSVKAENESYIISMTRNSALESVLSKCALAEKTTSVPSHITRTGQNFDFSVKKIEAADYYGVTLPDNSDHQFMLANQAVVHNCGERGNEMAEVLMEFPELYTEINGRQEPIMKRTTLVANTSNMPVAAREASIYTGITLAEYFRDQGKHVSMIADSSSRWAEALRELSGRLGEMPADQGFPAYLGAKLASFYERAGKAVALGSPDRIGSVSIVAAVSPAGGDFSDPVTTATLGITQVFWGLDKKLAQRKHFPSVNTSISYSKYTNILDKYYESNYPEFPALRNKLKEILSTAEELEQVVQLVGKSALSDSDKITLDVANLIKEDFLQQNGYSTYDQFCPIWKTFDMMRAFTSYHDEAQKAVANGAQWGKLSEATSDVKHAVSSSKFVEPSEGEEKGKKAFNELLANISEKFAEASE, encoded by the exons ATG GCTGGTGCTTTAGAAAATGCTCGTAAGGAGATGAATCGTCTTTCTTTGGATGCTGGAGAATCGGAGTATGGTCAAATCTACTCAGTCTCAGGTCCAGTTATCATTGCTGAAAATATGATTGGATGTGCCATGTATGAATTGGTGAAAGTTGGACACGAAAACTTGGTAGGGGAAGTCATTCGTATTGCAGGAGACAAGGCCACTATTCAAGTTTATGAAGAAACGGCTGGTGTTACTGTTGGTGACCCTGTTTTGAGAACTGGTAAACCATTATCTGTCGAATTAGGTCCAGGTATGATGGAAACCATTTACGATGGTATTCAAAGACCATTGAAAgcaattaaagaaaaatcaCAATCTATTTATATCCCAAGAGGTATCGATGCTCCATCATTGTCTAGAACCGCTCAGTACGATTTTACCCCTGGTCAATTGAAAGTTGGTGACCATATAACTGGTGGTGATATTTTCGGGTCCGTCTTCGAAAACTCATTATTAGATGACCATAAGATCTTATTGCCTCCAAGAGCAAGAGGTACAATTACTTCGATCGCAGAAAAAGGTGCTTACACTGTTGAGGACCCTGTATTAGAACTTGAGTTCGATGGTAAAAAGCATTCTTACTCAATGATGCATACTTGGCCTGTCAGAGTCCCAAGACCTGttgctgaaaaattagcCGCAAACCATCCTTTATTGACTGGTCAAAGAGTATTGGATTCCTTATTTCCTTGTGTTCAAGGTGGTACCACTTGTATTCCTGGTGCCTTCGGTTGTGGTAAAACCGTTATTTCACAAGCCATTTCAAAGTTTTCTAACTCTGATCTCATGGTCTATATCGGCTGTTTTGCAAAGGGAACTGAGGTTTTAATGGCCGACGGTTCtaataagaatattgaagaagtcCAAATTGGTGAAAGCGTCCTTGGTAAAGATGGTGAAGCTAGAAATGTTGTTGCATTGCCTCGTGGTAATGAAACCATGTacgaaattaatgaatcaactcctgaagaagaagctgatCTTGCTAGAATTGCTTTCACTTGTAACGCAAAACACGAGTTAGTTGTCAACACTAAGCAAGATATTGCAGTCGAACAAAATTGTGTCACCTATTTTGCTCTTGAATCTGTTACAGATGAAGCTAACGGCCGTGAATTCTCTGTGGTGAAGTCCCAAACTAAAACCTTTGAAGAAAGTTCAATGGCAAAGGAATTTGCAAGCACAATTTCAAAGAACTCTATTGATTGGACTATTGAAGCTCGTGATGTTGGCCATATGAGCGACGATGTTCGTTGTGCTACTCAGCAATCCTGGGCACCAGTACTTGCCAGCAAAGAAGTATTGGCTCCTGTCGTTCAAGAAGCAGGCTTCGATGCTACTATTGCTCCTTACGTTTCTTACTTACTCGGTCTCTGGATTGGTAATGGTTACTCTGATCGTGTCCAATATTTGATCGATGGAAAGAATACGGAACTTATTAATCGTGTCCGTGAATATGATGAAGccattgaaaataataaccaAACTTCAGCTAAGACTGTTGACTTTTTATGGGATGTTATTAACTCTATGAGCTTCAAAGTAGAAGGAAAGTCTGGAAAAGCAATTCCATCATTCCTCCGTACAGAATCCTTTGAAGTCCGTGAACAATTCCTTGCTGGTCTTATTGACTCTGACGGGATTGTTACAAAGAACCCTCTTTCGGCTTCCGTGAGGACCAACTCTTCAAAGGTAGGAGAAGGGGTTATTGCGGTTTCACGTTCGCTTGGTATTTGCACTTCTGTGAAGGCTGAAAATGAGAGCTATATTATTAGTATGACTAGAAATTCTGCTTTGGAATCAGTCCTTAGCAAGTGTGCTCTTGCTGAAAAAACCACTTCAGTCCCAAGTCATATTACCCGTACTGGTCAAAATTTCGACTTTTCAGTAAAGAAAATCGAAGCCGCTGATTACTATGGTGTCACTCTTCCCGATAATTCGGATCATCAATTTATGTTAGCCAACCAAGCTGTGGTACACAATTGTGGTGAAAGAGGTAATGAGATGGCTGAAGTATTAATGGAATTCCCAGAGCTATACACTGAAATTAATGGTCGTCAAGAACCAATTATGAAACGTACAACTTTAGTGGCCAATACCTCAAATATGCCTGTTGCGGCCAGAGAAGCATCAATTTACACTGGTATCACGTTAGCAGAATACTTCAGAGATCAAGGTAAGCATGTCTCTATGATTGCTGATTCGTCATCTCGTTGGGCAGAAGCTTTGAGAGAACTTTCTGGTAGATTAGGTGAAATGCCTGCAGATCAAGGTTTCCCAGCGTACTTAGGTGCCAAGTTAGCTTCCTTTTATGAACGTGCAGGTAAAGCCGTTGCTTTAGGTTCCCCAGATAGAATTGGATCTGTTTCGATTGTTGCTGCTGTTTCTCCAGCTGGTGGTGATTTCTCTGATCCTGTTACCACCGCGACCTTGGGTATTACCCAAGTTTTCTGGGGATTGGATAAGAAATTAGCCCAGAGAAAGCATTTCCCATCTGTTAACACATCGATTTCTTATTCCAAATATACTAACATTTTGGATAAGTACTACGAGTCTAATTATCCAGAATTCCCTGCTTTAAGAAACAAGCTTAAGGAAATTTTGTCTACTgctgaagaattagagCAGGTCGTCCAATTAGTCGGTAAGTCTGCTTTGTCTGATTCTGATAAGATTACTTTAGATGTTGCTAACTTGATCAAGGAAGATTTCTTACAGCAAAACGGTTACTCTACATACGATCAATTCTGTCCTATTTGGAAGACATTTGATATGATGAGAGCCTTTACGTCTTACCACGATGAAGCACAAAAGGCTGTTGCCAATGGTGCTCAATGGGGTAAATTATCTGAGGCAACTTCAGACGTGAAGCATGCCGTTTCGTCATCCAAGTTCGTTGAACCTTCCGAAGGTGAAGAGAAGGGTAAGAAAgcatttaatgaattattggcGAACatttctgaaaaatttgctGAAGCCTCAGAATAA
- a CDS encoding DEHA2D15378p (no similarity), whose protein sequence is MDKNRSVSLSGACDANKWSQHKFKDTSLFDKYVIYVQYFSMFTGAIHDIDDKGYDRLEAMEKKGIEYSGSRLQRPRYPQSAPATRYPLGMARNSLNENLSMLSVTRYSINKSCSNILQSDSVNTKHAQFDRNCENFGKFVNEFKKRNETESLNNCNNPDREQAHSAGNRGEGILSLTIFGNSSVSHRVRSLPSSSHLGRDARNVNNENLGKKGIGGARSPSPMRMGRSLGRLTSSREFASSFSSNSKPQGSIKLHNSEPSSFFEIESEVTSELEEESPISYSDIQATITSPHHPPFALPIESNQRKILRPNNLFSHNNASLTRADYFQDYMEEIMARWRPGHSQFNVDDTMDGKHPYQQETFELEAKAAKINPYNPFITLKAWFNRKAAIPDLENQNQTINHSKTDKERNKPMRDTLVPQLPEISERLKKIEFKINSSNSIIPKPFKPGECSHVTKVLRQSSTQQELTPIDGPSYTPKALPFNDYDLNFETKDCFSSHKPEKGSNAIIDSMDEDIRDLLNGFDNFLSDCFQSFLNACSSTGKMCFNPT, encoded by the coding sequence ATGGACAAAAACCGGTCGGTGAGCCTCTCGGGTGCTTGCGACGCAAATAAATGGCTGCAACACAAATTTAAGGATACTTCTTTGTTTGACAAATACGTCATATACGTACAGTACTTTAGTATGTTTACAGGTGCTATACATGACATCGATGACAAAGGATACGATAGGCTTGAAGCAATGGAGAAGAAAGGGATTGAATATAGTGGTCTGCGACTTCAACGTCCACGGTATCCGCAATCTGCACCAGCTACTAGATATCCACTCGGAATGGCACGAAACAGTCTCAACGAGAATCTAAGTATGTTGTCTGTAACGCGGTATTCCATAAACAAGTCTTGTTCGAATATATTACAACTGGATCTGGTTAACACCAAGCATGCACAATTTGATCGTAATTgtgaaaattttggaaaatttgtaaatgaatttaaaaagaGAAATGAAACTGAGTCACTcaataattgtaataatCCAGACAGGGAACAAGCTCATTCCGCCGGGAACAGGGGTGAAGGAATATTATCTCTTACAATTTTCGGGAATAGTTCTGTCAGTCACAGAGTTCGCAGCCTACCGAGCAGTTCACATTTAGGCAGAGATGCAAGAAACgtcaataatgaaaacCTCGGAAAGAAGGGAATTGGTGGTGCTAGGAGTCCCTCTCCCATGAGAATGGGGAGGTCCCTCGGTAGGTTAACATCGAGTAGAGAATTTGCATCTAGTTTTTCTTCCAATAGTAAGCCACAGGGGTCAATTAAGCTACATAATTCAGAACCTAGTAGCTTTTTTGAAATCGAGTCCGAAGTTACTAGTGAATTAGAGGAAGAAAGCCCTATTCTGTACAGTGACATCCAGGCCACCATAACAAGTCCACACCATCCCCCTTTTGCACTTCCAATCGAGAGTAACCAGAGAAAGATTTTAAGACCAAACAATCTCTTTAGTCACAATAATGCAAGTCTAACCAGAGCAGACTATTTTCAAGACTACATGGAAGAAATAATGGCCAGATGGAGACCTGGACACTCTCAATTCAACGTTGACGACACTATGGACGGTAAACATCCCTACCAACAAGAAACCTTTGAACTAGAAGCCAAGGCTGCGAAAATCAATCCATATAATCCGTTTATTACATTGAAAGCTTGGTTTAACAGAAAGGCTGCAATTCCTGACCTTGAGAATCAAAATCAGACCATTAACCATAGCAAGACGGATAAAGAGCGGAATAAGCCCATGAGAGACACTCTCGTACCCCAATTACCAGAAATTTCTGAGCGtcttaaaaaaattgaatttaagaTTAATAGTTCCAATTCGATTATACCCAAACCATTTAAGCCAGGCGAATGCTCTCATGTCACAAAAGTTTTACGTCAATCAAGTACTCAACAAGAATTGACTCCAATAGATGGGCCATCTTATACACCGAAAGCATTACCTTTCaatgattatgatttaaACTTCGAAACAAAAGATTGCTTTTCAAGTCATAAGCCAGAAAAAGGCAGTAATGCCATCATAGATTCAATGGATGAGGATATACGTGATTTGCTCAATGGGTTTGATAACTTTTTGTCTGATTGTTTCCAAAGTTTCTTGAACGCATGCTCTTCAACGGGTAAAATGTGCTTTAATCCAacataa